A stretch of Terriglobia bacterium DNA encodes these proteins:
- a CDS encoding type II toxin-antitoxin system HicB family antitoxin — MIHCVVNSDGGIYVAECLEFAVVTQGKSLDELVENLREAMALHLEDEDMNAVGFVDQPRIQIVVELPLAA, encoded by the coding sequence ATCATTCATTGCGTCGTGAATTCAGACGGCGGCATTTACGTTGCCGAATGTCTGGAATTCGCGGTTGTCACGCAGGGCAAATCGCTCGACGAGTTGGTTGAGAACCTCCGCGAAGCAATGGCTCTCCACCTGGAAGATGAAGACATGAATGCTGTCGGTTTTGTCGACCAGCCTCGGATCCAAATAGTCGTGGAACTGCCGCTCGCCGCATGA
- a CDS encoding zinc-binding dehydrogenase codes for MKAVRFHEFGGPEVLQYEDVPDPQLRKDQVLVRVRACAMNHLDLWVRKGLPGVKLPHLLGSDVAGEVVEVGEYVTGLQKGQRVIVAPMVFCGHCHFCASGVQNMCRDFTVLGNGVDGGNCELIAVRRDFVIPIPDSLSFEEASAVPLVGLTAWHMMVTRAQIRPGQNVLVLGANSGVGMAAIQIGKLFNAYVIATAGDEHKIQRARELGADEVINHYTQKISDEVKRITSKQMCDIVIEHVGQATWGESMKSLKPGGAIVTCGATSGPKAEFDLRVLFAKQLAFLGSYMGTMGELHEVLKHVFSGRVKGVVDSAFPLAEARAAHERMEKSQMFGKIVLKP; via the coding sequence ATGAAAGCAGTCCGATTCCATGAGTTTGGCGGCCCGGAAGTCCTGCAGTACGAAGATGTCCCCGATCCTCAACTGCGTAAAGACCAGGTGCTGGTGCGGGTGCGCGCCTGCGCCATGAACCATCTTGACCTCTGGGTCCGCAAGGGCCTGCCTGGTGTGAAGTTGCCGCACCTCTTGGGCAGCGACGTGGCCGGGGAGGTGGTGGAGGTCGGCGAGTACGTTACGGGGTTGCAAAAGGGCCAGCGCGTGATCGTTGCGCCCATGGTTTTCTGCGGGCACTGCCACTTCTGCGCCTCCGGCGTGCAGAACATGTGCCGCGACTTCACCGTGCTCGGCAACGGTGTGGACGGCGGGAATTGCGAGCTGATCGCCGTGCGCCGCGATTTCGTCATTCCCATCCCCGACTCGCTTAGCTTCGAAGAAGCCTCGGCCGTGCCGCTGGTCGGACTGACCGCCTGGCACATGATGGTTACCCGCGCCCAAATCCGTCCTGGGCAGAACGTACTCGTGTTGGGCGCGAACTCCGGCGTCGGCATGGCCGCCATCCAGATTGGCAAGCTGTTTAACGCCTACGTGATCGCGACCGCCGGCGACGAACACAAAATACAGCGAGCGCGCGAGCTCGGCGCCGACGAGGTCATCAACCACTACACGCAGAAAATCTCCGACGAGGTCAAACGCATCACCAGCAAGCAAATGTGCGACATCGTCATCGAACACGTCGGCCAGGCCACCTGGGGCGAGAGTATGAAGTCGCTGAAACCGGGCGGCGCCATCGTGACTTGTGGTGCGACCAGCGGCCCCAAAGCTGAATTCGACCTCCGCGTCCTGTTCGCCAAGCAACTGGCGTTCCTCGGATCTTACATGGGCACCATGGGCGAACTGCACGAGGTTCTGAAGCACGTCTTCAGCGGCAGGGTAAAGGGCGTGGTGGACTCCGCTTTCCCGCTGGCGGAAGCCCGCGCCGCCCACGAGCGCATGGAGAAGAGCCAGATGTTTGGGAAAATCGTGCTGAAGCCATGA
- a CDS encoding nucleotidyltransferase family protein translates to MARSPSFCGVILAAGESSRMGRDKALLPWRDSTFLGGAIDLLAPLTDMVIVVGGDNTPNLEPLVYAASAFLVVNREPQRGQFSSLRLGLQEVMNRGRDAAIIALVDRPPATPATVALLKDRFLERSPEGIWAVVPRHGERNGHPLVVGREMINAFLSAPPTVTARDVEHAHLQRIQYVSVDDPLVAWNVDTPEDYQRIASG, encoded by the coding sequence ATGGCACGTTCGCCCAGCTTTTGCGGAGTCATTCTCGCCGCCGGCGAATCGTCGCGCATGGGGCGCGACAAGGCGCTCCTGCCGTGGCGAGATTCAACGTTTCTGGGCGGGGCGATTGATTTGCTGGCTCCGCTCACCGATATGGTAATCGTGGTCGGTGGCGACAACACGCCCAACCTGGAGCCGCTGGTGTATGCGGCGAGCGCGTTTCTGGTCGTCAACCGCGAGCCACAGCGCGGGCAGTTCAGCTCGCTGCGTCTGGGGTTGCAGGAGGTGATGAACCGCGGTCGCGATGCGGCGATCATCGCACTCGTGGACCGCCCGCCCGCCACTCCTGCCACGGTGGCGCTTTTGAAGGATCGTTTTCTGGAGCGCTCCCCGGAGGGCATCTGGGCGGTGGTTCCACGACACGGTGAGCGCAATGGACACCCCCTGGTGGTGGGGCGCGAAATGATCAATGCGTTCCTGTCGGCTCCGCCCACCGTCACCGCGCGCGATGTCGAGCACGCGCACCTGCAGCGCATCCAGTATGTGAGCGTGGACGATCCTCTGGTAGCCTGGAACGTCGATACGCCCGAAGATTACCAACGGATCGCCAGCGGATGA